In the genome of Vibrio sp. 16, one region contains:
- a CDS encoding VRR-NUC domain-containing protein encodes MENTVELAPDYYLDNFFKLTHHATQWYSDLLSQDEHQWLATFDAISKGAQCLLVRLYSRKGHWFRSDKLNYPEIDTIQSALAELAAHDFVSLSPELTNQELAANLLTKPEILALYPQHPKSLKKEALVACLSEENFDQFEALEFTVIKLNSAHMIDLLLTLFFANTHQDLSQFVLDDLGLHQFEQYQLSKTRRFFESREQIDRLIELSQLSNLYWQCDRKNKTNLDTLIGAMPAPVEHRYVDRKREHMINDIARDYERINEFETALILFEQTKLTPSRERRARIYDKLEQNDLFSDIVTEMISSPIDISELEIAEKLKQRVMRKQGFKIPRASKPTCSEYRVELDLSQQRVELASKAYFENLGWTVFYSENILLNSLFGLTFWEAIFAPIEGAFINAYQHRPLDLYHSDFASKRQQAINDALEKIRCGDTKSLFDTYRAKFGISNPFVHWGLFDEALLTMALTHIPTNMLAELFNVMLSDLKLFRSGMPDLIAFKDGTFEWIEVKGPGDKLQDNQWRWFKEFERLDVPFSVCYVNQ; translated from the coding sequence ATGGAAAACACGGTCGAGCTCGCCCCAGATTACTACCTGGATAACTTTTTCAAACTCACTCATCACGCCACCCAGTGGTACAGCGATTTACTTAGCCAAGATGAACATCAATGGCTTGCGACGTTCGACGCGATCAGCAAAGGGGCTCAATGCCTGCTTGTTCGTCTTTATAGCCGCAAAGGGCATTGGTTTCGCAGCGACAAACTCAACTATCCAGAAATCGACACTATCCAGTCGGCTTTGGCTGAATTGGCCGCTCATGATTTTGTTTCACTCTCCCCTGAGCTGACAAACCAAGAATTAGCCGCAAATCTACTGACCAAACCAGAGATCCTAGCGCTTTATCCTCAGCATCCGAAATCCCTCAAGAAAGAAGCATTAGTGGCATGTCTAAGCGAAGAGAATTTTGACCAATTTGAGGCGCTTGAGTTTACCGTGATCAAGCTCAACTCCGCCCACATGATTGATCTCTTGCTCACTCTCTTTTTTGCCAATACCCATCAAGACTTGAGTCAGTTTGTGCTGGATGATTTGGGCTTGCATCAGTTTGAACAGTATCAACTAAGCAAAACTCGACGTTTTTTCGAGAGCAGAGAGCAAATCGATCGCCTTATCGAACTAAGCCAGCTGTCGAACCTCTATTGGCAGTGTGACAGAAAAAACAAAACCAATCTCGACACCTTAATCGGAGCTATGCCCGCTCCTGTTGAACATCGATACGTCGACCGTAAACGCGAGCACATGATCAACGATATCGCCCGTGATTACGAACGGATAAACGAATTTGAGACGGCTCTTATCCTGTTTGAGCAGACTAAACTGACACCGAGCAGAGAACGCCGCGCACGCATCTACGACAAGCTGGAACAGAACGACCTATTTAGTGACATTGTCACAGAAATGATCAGTTCCCCTATCGATATTTCTGAGCTTGAAATCGCAGAAAAGTTAAAACAACGCGTTATGCGCAAACAAGGTTTTAAAATCCCCCGCGCAAGCAAGCCAACGTGCAGTGAGTATCGAGTTGAACTGGATCTATCCCAACAACGTGTTGAACTGGCGTCCAAAGCCTATTTTGAGAACCTAGGTTGGACGGTTTTCTACAGCGAGAACATATTGTTAAACAGCCTGTTTGGATTGACGTTTTGGGAGGCGATCTTCGCGCCAATTGAAGGGGCATTTATCAACGCCTATCAGCACCGTCCACTCGACTTGTACCATTCGGATTTTGCTAGCAAGCGGCAGCAAGCAATCAATGACGCACTCGAGAAAATTCGATGTGGGGATACGAAATCGCTGTTTGACACTTATCGAGCCAAATTTGGCATCAGCAACCCATTTGTCCATTGGGGTCTGTTCGATGAGGCGTTGTTAACCATGGCATTGACCCACATTCCAACTAACATGCTCGCTGAGTTGTTCAACGTCATGTTGAGCGATCTAAAACTTTTCCGCAGTGGTATGCCAGACCTTATCGCCTTTAAAGACGGGACCTTTGAGTGGATTGAAGTAAAAGGACCAGGCGACAAGCTGCAAGACAACCAGTGGCGATGGTTTAAAGAATTTGAACGACTCGACGTCCCATTTTCGGTCTGTTACGTCAATCAATAA
- a CDS encoding M23 family metallopeptidase: MIKRGKWLPYLFVLLLMLTFWLAKLISDKKEQAVERQEQKVAPILENIIATSNGPYQWPLKETGVLQDFAEFGQASLFPNLYHSAVDYFAAPGTKVYAISDGTVYFSDHEAAYGGVIIIEHTPKGAYSLYGHVSARRWLIEKGASVTKGQLIGYIAETDEGYGIGIVPHLHFSIRLGSPSDYPTSGRSNWMTGYTTEHPIFHQFVDPNKFIAQSRLFFRNQRQGQHATN; this comes from the coding sequence ATGATTAAACGCGGAAAATGGCTTCCTTATCTCTTTGTTCTACTGCTCATGCTGACTTTTTGGCTAGCAAAGCTGATAAGCGACAAAAAAGAGCAAGCGGTAGAGCGCCAAGAGCAAAAAGTTGCCCCGATTTTGGAGAATATCATTGCGACCTCTAATGGGCCTTATCAATGGCCACTTAAGGAAACTGGCGTGCTCCAAGATTTCGCGGAATTTGGTCAGGCGTCGTTGTTTCCCAATCTCTATCACTCAGCGGTGGACTACTTTGCCGCTCCCGGTACGAAAGTGTATGCAATATCTGATGGAACGGTCTATTTCTCGGACCATGAGGCGGCGTATGGCGGCGTGATTATCATCGAACATACTCCCAAAGGAGCTTACTCTTTGTATGGTCACGTGTCGGCGAGACGATGGTTGATTGAAAAGGGAGCCTCTGTGACCAAAGGGCAGCTTATTGGATATATTGCCGAAACGGATGAAGGTTATGGTATTGGTATCGTGCCACACTTGCACTTCTCGATACGGCTCGGATCACCGTCTGACTACCCAACAAGTGGGCGTAGCAATTGGATGACAGGTTACACAACCGAACACCCGATTTTTCACCAGTTTGTTGACCCGAACAAGTTTATCGCCCAATCGAGGTTGTTTTTCAGAAATCAGCGTCAAGGCCAACATGCAACGAACTAA
- a CDS encoding fatty acid cis/trans isomerase, with translation MNLRTFFVMAAVTLFAGCATYAGLNFDQLFGEAEVVERRVDAQTHEGVFFLDEVKPIIDKRCVVCHACYDAPCQLKMSSVEGIDRGASKELVYQGTRLTAAKPSRLFEDAQSTQEWRTMGFHPVLNERMQTPTANLEAGLVAKMLMQKEAHPLPNETQLTGFDFSVDRDQVCPTIEEYQQYQNDYPTWGMPYGMPNLTKHEYSTLINWLQDGAIMNTPLPLTQAQQRLVGEYEVLLNKSSRKVQLAARYIYEHLFLSHLYFSDLNEPEPRFFTLVRSKTPPGEPVERIATRRPYDDPNVERVYYRLIPEQGTIVDKTHMPFALNKERMLNWKTWFIDADYTVAQLPGYEPEVAANPMTAFIDLPVKARFKFMLDNAQNTINAFIKGPVCRGQLALNVINDRFWVFFLDPDKSDIPEVNEFYRSQADNLKLPAELESNTLPITSWVSYSRQQARYLKAKSEFVNEWFKDGKHLTTDVIWTGNGTNPNAALTVFRHFDSASVVQGLVGTPPKTAWVLDYALIERIHYLLVAGFDVYGNFGHQLMTRMFMDFLRLEGESNFVALLPRDVRHQEQSSWYQDQNPQLSDFLQRNVAPFDQPTQVAYQTDNPKAELYDILRTQLGPVLSNRYDIEQTGFSTANEQRLRSINHIKGEGLLYVPQISMVMIRSKQGDDQLFTLLHDNAHTNISSLFDEESNRDPKNDSLTLVRGVIGSYPAAYLSLEESDIPQFVTLLSNIESEEDYVKLLDRFAVRRSSDEFWPFSDRVHRWYQQNQPIEFGLLDYNRFENR, from the coding sequence ATGAATTTACGGACATTTTTTGTAATGGCTGCGGTCACTCTGTTCGCAGGGTGCGCGACCTATGCAGGACTAAATTTCGACCAACTGTTTGGCGAAGCCGAAGTGGTTGAACGCCGCGTCGACGCACAAACTCATGAAGGCGTGTTCTTTCTTGACGAAGTTAAACCGATTATTGATAAACGCTGCGTCGTTTGCCACGCCTGCTATGATGCCCCCTGCCAACTCAAAATGTCTTCTGTCGAAGGCATCGACCGCGGCGCGAGCAAAGAATTAGTCTATCAAGGTACGCGCTTAACAGCGGCAAAACCGAGTCGACTGTTTGAGGATGCGCAATCAACACAAGAGTGGCGAACCATGGGGTTCCACCCAGTGCTCAATGAACGTATGCAAACGCCAACCGCCAATCTAGAAGCGGGCTTGGTTGCAAAGATGTTGATGCAAAAAGAAGCCCACCCACTACCAAACGAGACTCAACTGACTGGTTTTGATTTTTCCGTCGATCGCGACCAAGTGTGCCCAACCATTGAAGAATATCAGCAGTATCAAAATGACTACCCGACGTGGGGGATGCCCTACGGAATGCCAAACCTGACCAAACACGAATACTCAACACTGATCAATTGGCTTCAAGACGGCGCCATCATGAACACGCCACTGCCCCTGACGCAAGCGCAGCAACGCCTTGTCGGCGAATACGAAGTGTTACTGAATAAGAGCTCACGCAAAGTTCAACTTGCCGCTCGTTACATTTATGAACATCTGTTTCTGTCGCACCTTTACTTCTCTGACTTAAATGAGCCAGAGCCAAGATTCTTTACGCTGGTGCGCTCTAAAACACCACCTGGTGAACCTGTAGAGCGCATTGCGACCCGCCGACCGTATGACGATCCTAACGTAGAGCGCGTCTACTACCGCCTAATACCAGAACAAGGCACAATTGTTGACAAAACGCATATGCCGTTTGCGCTTAACAAAGAGCGGATGCTCAACTGGAAAACATGGTTTATCGACGCTGACTACACAGTTGCTCAACTACCAGGCTACGAGCCAGAGGTTGCCGCTAACCCAATGACAGCGTTTATTGACTTGCCAGTTAAAGCGCGATTTAAGTTCATGCTTGATAATGCGCAGAACACCATCAACGCCTTTATTAAAGGTCCGGTTTGTCGTGGACAACTGGCGCTTAACGTTATCAATGACCGTTTTTGGGTGTTTTTCCTCGACCCAGACAAGTCCGACATACCGGAAGTCAACGAGTTCTATCGCTCTCAGGCTGACAACCTCAAGCTACCGGCAGAGCTAGAGAGTAATACCCTACCGATCACCAGTTGGGTCTCCTATTCACGCCAACAAGCCCGTTATTTAAAGGCAAAATCGGAGTTTGTTAATGAGTGGTTTAAAGATGGTAAGCACCTGACCACTGATGTCATTTGGACCGGAAATGGCACCAACCCGAACGCCGCATTAACGGTATTCCGACACTTTGACAGTGCCTCAGTGGTGCAAGGTTTGGTTGGCACGCCGCCTAAAACAGCATGGGTGCTCGATTATGCGTTAATTGAACGTATCCACTACTTATTGGTTGCCGGTTTCGACGTTTATGGCAACTTTGGTCATCAACTTATGACACGCATGTTCATGGACTTTTTGCGCCTAGAGGGTGAAAGTAATTTCGTGGCGTTGCTGCCAAGAGATGTACGCCATCAAGAGCAGTCAAGTTGGTACCAAGATCAAAACCCGCAACTGAGCGACTTCTTACAGCGAAATGTTGCGCCATTTGATCAACCGACCCAAGTCGCTTACCAAACCGATAACCCGAAAGCAGAACTCTACGATATCCTCCGCACCCAGCTTGGGCCTGTCCTCAGCAATCGCTATGACATAGAGCAAACTGGCTTCTCTACCGCCAATGAACAGCGATTAAGAAGCATCAATCACATTAAGGGCGAAGGTCTACTCTATGTGCCGCAAATTAGTATGGTGATGATCCGCTCTAAGCAGGGAGACGACCAGCTCTTCACCCTACTTCATGACAACGCGCATACCAATATATCCAGCCTGTTTGATGAAGAGAGCAATCGCGACCCGAAAAACGATAGCCTTACTCTAGTGAGAGGAGTGATCGGCAGTTACCCAGCCGCGTATCTATCTCTCGAGGAGTCCGACATTCCACAATTTGTAACTTTGCTTAGTAACATTGAGAGTGAAGAAGACTACGTTAAGTTATTGGATAGATTCGCTGTTAGACGCAGCTCTGATGAATTCTGGCCCTTTAGCGACCGCGTTCATCGCTGGTATCAGCAAAATCAACCGATCGAATTTGGATTGCTAGACTATAATCGTTTTGAAAATAGGTAA
- a CDS encoding DUF294 nucleotidyltransferase-like domain-containing protein yields MKISEHADRTEHLYGIRAEDIHRWIDGFFDYSGQGHNETMAKKVDFDPYSHRRFRHCKEALAEAIQEFGDKYTSQQIKDVLETHIRDDYHGYLPTRADFENGSFTAKYHDTSHHAQLGDVLDESELADYFSGLSAVQSEQDSPLSRFGLRIVLPTISAIILFVTAIIYLILPLVEASMVGQKQQMLKELTSTAVSVVDRYVEMEKRGEISLEEAQRKAALDIKAMRYGPENKDYFFITDMHPRMIMHPYRSDLTNQDLTHYYESEKSSDFPIFVELVKLVESSHEGYLEYLWQWKDDATITAPKMTYVEGVEEWQWVVGTGVYLEDVQQEIDHLESTLYRVFVAITLGLALIMFYVIAQSKAMEKRKMRAEVALHEAKNRYKALVESSNEGYILEADGKIVFSNTRLHQLLGYTDTELKSQTIWQQLFSTAEQNSQVLEHLLKLFSYEAEPNEFEAQIVTKSGREIDIILSTSRIFLSEKLGHVISFRPIVRKVYGASFHSMTASSDYRKTSSSIVADIEQGESHSHVVESLNRLTDLIREMIAAGTRPDHLRRLIGQTYDAAICRFIELTIEEIGEPPVPFSFLSFGSNARHDMTLFSDQDNAIVFETPDDQDLKATRRYFLHLAEKVCAMLNQAGYRYCDGLIMASNHQWCLSEKEWQANFSRWIEQATPEGILELNVFFDIRSTFGEFALADKIQSHIQHLLKQNPEFLKVYAQNCMNHAIPLDSDGQLVTEKSEGRAMINLKDCLRPMEIFCRLYALKHDIRECNTIERLKGLFAAQEIDARTYREMVYIFDHIWHLRFMNQVIEYSDLRHINDNLTVSDLTVLEQQNLVNVLNRSMMFHQKVLQDFSL; encoded by the coding sequence ATGAAAATTTCAGAACACGCCGATCGCACAGAGCACCTGTATGGGATACGAGCGGAAGACATCCACCGTTGGATTGACGGTTTTTTCGATTACAGTGGTCAAGGCCACAACGAGACGATGGCGAAAAAAGTCGATTTCGATCCTTATTCCCATCGTCGTTTTCGTCATTGCAAAGAAGCACTAGCCGAAGCGATCCAAGAGTTCGGTGATAAGTACACCAGCCAACAGATCAAAGATGTGCTCGAAACTCATATACGTGACGATTACCACGGCTATCTACCGACCCGAGCGGATTTTGAAAACGGCTCTTTCACCGCGAAATACCACGACACTAGCCACCATGCTCAACTTGGCGACGTGCTTGATGAATCGGAACTGGCTGACTATTTCAGCGGCTTAAGCGCAGTGCAAAGTGAGCAAGACTCCCCTTTAAGCCGTTTTGGTTTGAGAATTGTGCTGCCAACCATCAGTGCCATCATCCTGTTTGTCACCGCCATCATTTATCTCATTCTGCCTTTAGTGGAAGCGTCAATGGTGGGACAAAAGCAGCAGATGCTCAAAGAGCTCACCTCCACTGCGGTGAGTGTTGTTGACCGCTACGTCGAAATGGAAAAACGCGGTGAAATCAGCTTAGAAGAGGCGCAACGTAAAGCAGCGCTAGACATAAAAGCGATGCGCTACGGTCCGGAAAACAAGGATTACTTTTTCATTACTGACATGCATCCAAGAATGATCATGCACCCGTACCGCAGTGACTTGACCAACCAAGATTTAACCCATTACTACGAAAGCGAAAAAAGCTCGGATTTTCCTATTTTTGTCGAGTTGGTAAAGCTGGTCGAAAGCTCTCATGAAGGGTATTTGGAATACCTCTGGCAGTGGAAAGATGACGCCACGATCACTGCTCCGAAAATGACCTACGTTGAAGGGGTTGAAGAGTGGCAGTGGGTCGTTGGAACTGGGGTTTACCTAGAAGATGTACAACAGGAAATTGATCATCTCGAGAGCACGCTGTATCGCGTTTTCGTTGCGATTACCCTCGGCTTAGCTCTTATCATGTTCTACGTCATCGCCCAGTCGAAAGCGATGGAAAAACGCAAAATGCGCGCCGAAGTTGCCTTGCATGAAGCGAAAAACCGTTATAAAGCTTTGGTCGAATCATCGAATGAGGGCTACATTTTGGAGGCCGATGGCAAAATTGTCTTTTCCAATACTCGGCTGCACCAACTGCTTGGCTACACCGACACCGAGCTAAAATCACAAACGATCTGGCAGCAGCTGTTTTCGACAGCGGAACAAAACTCCCAGGTTCTTGAACATCTCCTTAAGCTATTTAGCTATGAAGCTGAGCCCAACGAGTTTGAAGCGCAAATCGTGACCAAAAGTGGCCGTGAAATTGACATTATCCTTAGTACTTCACGCATTTTCCTTTCCGAAAAGCTCGGTCACGTGATTTCATTTCGTCCGATTGTGCGCAAAGTCTATGGCGCAAGTTTCCACTCGATGACGGCCAGCTCTGACTATCGCAAGACCAGTAGCAGTATCGTGGCGGATATTGAGCAAGGAGAAAGTCATAGCCATGTGGTTGAATCGCTTAACCGATTAACCGACCTGATTCGTGAAATGATTGCTGCTGGGACGCGACCTGATCATCTAAGACGGTTAATAGGGCAAACCTATGACGCGGCAATCTGCCGTTTTATTGAGTTGACCATTGAAGAGATTGGTGAGCCACCCGTGCCTTTCTCGTTTTTGTCTTTTGGGAGTAATGCCCGCCATGACATGACGTTGTTCTCCGATCAAGATAACGCCATCGTCTTTGAAACGCCCGATGACCAAGACCTCAAGGCAACGCGACGCTACTTCCTGCACCTAGCAGAAAAGGTGTGTGCGATGTTGAACCAAGCAGGCTATCGCTATTGTGATGGCTTGATCATGGCGTCTAATCACCAATGGTGTTTGAGTGAAAAGGAGTGGCAAGCCAACTTCTCTCGCTGGATTGAGCAAGCAACACCTGAGGGCATTTTGGAGCTCAATGTGTTTTTCGATATACGCTCAACATTCGGAGAGTTTGCTCTGGCGGATAAGATTCAGAGCCATATCCAGCATCTACTTAAGCAGAACCCCGAGTTTCTCAAAGTGTATGCGCAAAACTGTATGAACCATGCGATCCCTCTAGATAGCGATGGCCAATTAGTGACGGAAAAGAGTGAAGGGCGAGCGATGATCAATCTAAAAGATTGCTTAAGACCGATGGAAATCTTCTGCCGTCTCTATGCGCTTAAACACGACATTCGTGAATGCAACACCATTGAACGGTTGAAAGGGTTGTTTGCCGCGCAGGAAATAGATGCCAGAACGTACCGAGAGATGGTCTACATCTTTGATCACATCTGGCATCTGCGTTTTATGAATCAGGTGATTGAGTACAGTGACTTAAGACACATCAACGACAACCTGACGGTGAGCGACTTGACGGTGCTAGAGCAACAAAACCTCGTTAATGTGCTCAATCGAAGCATGATGTTTCATCAAAAAGTACTTCAAGACTTTTCCCTTTAG
- a CDS encoding DUF3360 family protein, whose product MSNKSKTFYRDMRKKAHEFESREEFLNHDLKIMNFRRWGIHLPSRDYSVELEDLVPALAATIGKVVMVTAMVAVFAAQFGLSPEFVAENVRYELLIAGALFVILFSAILNPNSNLAGTHGPMIPLIPLIAAAGGHPLALGIMVCMFGFILAYTKGGSKLMTLTGVGVRGGLLIYLGAVGLIGQINKTEAWAASTDQGYISFAVIGVTLAVYAYLAKINKRWLAIPLCSLIAGIVAYVLGAEFAFTTEPGLPHFSPFYWWGEDTGWQLGWPNLEHFIAVTPFALLAVAMWSPDYLGHRVFQELNYPKEAKGVLMDVDDTMMVASIRQGIGSFLGGGNLASSWGTYMIPAAIAKRPIPGGALLTGIMCIAAAVIGYPMDLAMWEPVLRVALIVGVFLPLLEAGMQMIHKHKDSLSAGICIFACAFVNPVFGWATTMLLDNMGLIGDHERAKELSAKDKYLIPGLAFVICVGSLAIVGQLPGIPALIG is encoded by the coding sequence ATGTCTAACAAAAGTAAAACCTTTTATAGGGATATGCGCAAGAAAGCGCATGAGTTTGAGAGCCGCGAAGAGTTTCTCAACCATGATCTAAAAATCATGAACTTCCGCCGCTGGGGTATTCATTTACCGTCACGCGATTACAGTGTCGAGCTTGAAGACTTAGTTCCAGCACTGGCGGCAACCATTGGTAAGGTGGTGATGGTGACCGCCATGGTTGCGGTATTTGCTGCACAATTTGGCTTATCTCCAGAGTTTGTCGCAGAAAACGTTCGCTATGAACTGCTGATCGCAGGTGCGCTGTTCGTTATCCTTTTCTCTGCAATTTTAAACCCTAACTCAAACTTGGCGGGCACTCATGGCCCGATGATTCCGTTAATCCCCTTAATTGCCGCAGCCGGTGGACACCCGCTCGCTTTAGGTATCATGGTCTGTATGTTCGGTTTTATCCTCGCCTATACCAAAGGGGGATCAAAGCTGATGACGCTGACAGGTGTTGGCGTTCGGGGCGGTTTGCTTATCTACCTTGGGGCGGTTGGCCTGATTGGCCAGATCAATAAAACTGAAGCGTGGGCAGCCAGTACCGATCAAGGCTACATCTCGTTTGCAGTCATTGGTGTCACCCTAGCCGTTTACGCCTACCTTGCGAAAATCAACAAGCGTTGGTTGGCGATTCCCTTATGTTCATTGATTGCTGGTATTGTTGCTTATGTTCTAGGGGCAGAGTTCGCCTTTACTACAGAGCCGGGTCTACCGCACTTCAGCCCTTTCTACTGGTGGGGTGAAGACACAGGTTGGCAACTTGGCTGGCCAAATCTAGAACACTTTATCGCGGTAACTCCGTTTGCGTTGCTTGCTGTCGCGATGTGGTCGCCAGACTATCTTGGTCACCGTGTATTCCAAGAGCTAAACTACCCGAAAGAAGCGAAAGGCGTTCTTATGGACGTTGATGACACTATGATGGTGGCTTCGATTCGCCAAGGTATTGGTTCGTTCCTTGGTGGTGGTAACCTAGCCTCTTCTTGGGGTACGTACATGATTCCAGCGGCTATCGCAAAACGTCCGATTCCGGGTGGCGCGCTACTCACAGGTATTATGTGTATCGCCGCAGCTGTCATTGGTTACCCAATGGATCTAGCAATGTGGGAACCGGTTCTGCGCGTTGCCTTGATCGTTGGTGTATTCTTACCTCTTCTTGAAGCAGGTATGCAGATGATTCATAAGCATAAAGACTCACTCAGCGCGGGTATTTGTATCTTTGCGTGTGCTTTCGTTAACCCTGTATTTGGCTGGGCAACCACCATGCTGCTCGATAACATGGGTCTGATTGGCGACCATGAACGTGCAAAAGAGCTGTCAGCGAAAGATAAGTACCTGATCCCTGGATTGGCGTTCGTGATTTGTGTCGGCTCACTGGCGATTGTTGGTCAATTGCCTGGAATTCCAGCACTCATTGGCTAA
- a CDS encoding OFA family MFS transporter: protein MSKIDKAMRILLAGFCINLCLGILYAWSVFNKALVTESGWTAAEASAPYATATITFSICLLVAGILQDRMGPRLILILGTVLTGLGMIASSFVSSPLMLNITFGVITGAGIGFGYACLSPSAMKWFHASKKGMVNGIIAAGFGLAAIYLAPVTSALIDSMGIQTSFLVLGVGILAIAVPLAATINNPPADYTPAEPKVKEGQAPKVVKKSDDLTWKAMLKTPQFYSLWIMYAFAASVGLMIIGNITTIASVQANLPNAVYLASILAVFNSGGRVAAGMLADKIGGVRTLLLAFVLQGINMVLFATFKSEFTLIIGTAIAAVGYGTLLAVFPTLTAEFYGLKNYGTNYGVLYTAWGIGGAIGAAVVGFSMTNGDGYGLAYTISAAMMAVCIVLAFITKPLTEAKVAQLKNA, encoded by the coding sequence ATGAGCAAGATTGATAAAGCTATGCGCATCCTGCTAGCAGGTTTCTGTATCAACCTTTGTCTTGGCATCCTGTATGCTTGGAGTGTATTCAACAAAGCACTAGTGACTGAATCAGGCTGGACGGCTGCTGAAGCATCGGCGCCTTACGCGACTGCAACTATCACTTTCTCTATCTGTCTTCTTGTTGCAGGTATTCTTCAAGACCGTATGGGTCCACGTTTGATTCTTATCCTAGGTACTGTTCTAACAGGTCTAGGTATGATCGCATCGAGCTTTGTTAGCTCGCCACTGATGCTAAACATCACGTTTGGTGTGATCACGGGTGCAGGTATCGGCTTTGGTTACGCGTGTCTTTCTCCTTCTGCGATGAAGTGGTTCCACGCATCTAAGAAAGGTATGGTTAACGGCATCATCGCCGCAGGTTTTGGTCTTGCTGCTATCTACCTAGCGCCTGTGACTTCTGCGCTGATCGACAGCATGGGCATCCAAACAAGCTTCTTAGTGCTTGGTGTGGGTATTCTTGCTATCGCGGTTCCTCTAGCAGCGACAATCAACAACCCACCAGCGGATTACACGCCAGCTGAACCTAAAGTAAAAGAAGGTCAAGCACCTAAGGTTGTGAAGAAGTCTGACGACCTAACTTGGAAAGCAATGCTAAAAACGCCACAGTTCTACTCTTTGTGGATCATGTACGCGTTCGCCGCTTCTGTTGGTCTTATGATCATCGGTAACATCACAACGATTGCAAGCGTTCAAGCGAACCTGCCAAACGCGGTTTACCTAGCGTCTATCCTTGCGGTATTTAACTCAGGCGGTCGTGTAGCAGCGGGTATGCTTGCAGACAAGATCGGTGGCGTTCGTACACTTCTTCTAGCGTTCGTTCTACAGGGCATCAACATGGTTCTGTTTGCAACGTTCAAATCTGAATTTACGCTGATCATCGGTACTGCAATCGCAGCGGTTGGTTACGGTACGCTTCTAGCGGTGTTCCCTACTCTAACGGCTGAATTCTACGGTCTGAAGAACTACGGCACTAACTACGGCGTGCTATACACAGCATGGGGTATCGGTGGTGCAATCGGTGCTGCTGTGGTTGGTTTCTCAATGACTAACGGTGACGGCTACGGTCTTGCTTACACTATCTCAGCAGCGATGATGGCGGTATGTATTGTGCTAGCGTTCATCACCAAGCCGCTGACTGAAGCGAAAGTTGCGCAGCTGAAAAACGCATAA